The following proteins are encoded in a genomic region of Cyclonatronum proteinivorum:
- the dinB gene encoding DNA polymerase IV: MDAFFASVEQLDAPELRGKPVVVGGSPDGRGVVAAASYEARKYGIRSAMPARRAVKLCPHLIFVKSRFERYKEISAQIREIFYSFTDLVEPLSLDEAYLDITENKRGIASARQLARLIKEEIKAKTGLTASAGVAVNKFVAKIASDLNKPDGLAVITPEKMIPFLEQLPVGKFHGVGKATEAKMHGLHLFTGADLKKLSEPELLRHFGKVGHFYYNIVRGIDDRPVKPNRIRKSVGAENTFSEDLQTLPEMKARLSVIAAKLAERMQRAGAMGKTITLKVRYEDFESVTRSRTLDHLTDREDELFQVALSLLDQTRAGIRPVRLLGISVSNLNLQDEEDHVPGTGSMQRPGIQLELFEQGTADD; this comes from the coding sequence ATGGACGCCTTCTTTGCGTCTGTGGAACAGCTTGACGCCCCGGAGCTGCGCGGGAAGCCGGTTGTCGTAGGCGGCTCGCCTGACGGTCGCGGGGTAGTTGCCGCGGCAAGCTACGAAGCCCGCAAATACGGAATCCGCTCTGCCATGCCGGCCCGAAGAGCCGTAAAACTGTGCCCGCACCTCATTTTCGTGAAATCCCGCTTTGAACGCTACAAAGAAATTTCAGCACAGATCCGCGAAATCTTCTACAGCTTCACCGATCTCGTGGAGCCGCTCTCCCTTGATGAAGCCTATCTCGACATCACCGAAAACAAGCGGGGGATCGCTTCAGCCCGTCAGCTTGCGCGGCTCATCAAGGAAGAAATCAAGGCCAAAACGGGACTTACGGCTTCCGCCGGCGTTGCGGTTAATAAGTTCGTAGCTAAAATTGCGAGCGACCTCAACAAGCCGGACGGGCTCGCGGTCATCACCCCGGAAAAAATGATCCCGTTTCTTGAACAGCTTCCGGTAGGCAAATTTCACGGGGTCGGCAAAGCAACCGAAGCCAAAATGCACGGCCTGCACCTGTTTACCGGTGCCGACCTCAAAAAGCTTTCGGAACCGGAGCTTCTCCGGCATTTCGGCAAGGTCGGGCATTTTTACTACAACATCGTGCGGGGCATAGATGACCGCCCGGTAAAGCCCAACCGAATCCGGAAATCGGTCGGCGCGGAGAATACCTTCTCCGAAGACCTCCAAACCCTGCCCGAAATGAAAGCGCGGCTTTCCGTCATCGCAGCCAAATTAGCGGAGCGCATGCAAAGGGCCGGGGCTATGGGAAAGACCATCACCCTCAAGGTACGCTACGAAGATTTTGAGTCCGTGACCCGTTCCCGCACGCTCGATCACCTGACCGACAGGGAAGATGAGCTGTTTCAGGTCGCCCTCAGCCTACTTGACCAAACCCGGGCTGGTATCCGGCCGGTGCGTTTGCTTGGCATTTCGGTATCCAACCTCAACCTGCAGGACGAAGAAGACCATGTGCCGGGAACGGGCAGCATGCAGCGCCCGGGAATTCAGCTTGAACTGTTTGAACAGGGTACAGCGGACGATTAA
- a CDS encoding DUF58 domain-containing protein: MQRYVFYSALCSFVATPRLILKPFQTFYFMLTPQLLNQISPFEIRARQIVEGFLTGLHKSPYYGFSVEFAEHRPYNRGDEIRHIDWKVFGKSERYFIKQYEEETNLRCHVVLDVSSSMLFRYHGEWTKLGYGAHLAASLFYMMHKQRDACGLITFDQELGEMLPAKASASHLRFLFSKLEAFTKLAPESGLQRNTASAEVLHEVAERLHRRSLVIVISDLFENIGENEQLLNALKHLRHRKHEVVLFHMLEKRSERELDFPDGRYLFQDLETGDEVDLTPSEIRTAYKNEIEAYTHAFKMACSEAHIDYEEVDTGASFDLALLAYLNKRKRLG; the protein is encoded by the coding sequence GTGCAAAGATACGTATTTTACAGCGCACTATGCAGCTTCGTCGCAACACCGCGGCTGATTCTCAAACCTTTTCAGACATTTTATTTCATGCTCACGCCACAGCTTCTCAATCAGATCAGTCCCTTTGAAATCCGTGCCCGACAAATTGTGGAAGGCTTCCTTACCGGGCTGCATAAAAGCCCCTACTACGGCTTCAGTGTGGAGTTTGCGGAGCACCGCCCGTACAACCGGGGCGACGAAATCCGGCACATCGACTGGAAGGTTTTTGGAAAATCTGAGCGCTACTTCATCAAACAGTACGAAGAAGAGACCAACCTCCGCTGTCATGTGGTGCTTGATGTGAGCAGCTCCATGCTGTTCCGCTATCACGGGGAGTGGACCAAGCTCGGGTACGGGGCACACCTTGCCGCTTCCCTCTTCTACATGATGCACAAACAGCGTGACGCCTGCGGCTTGATCACCTTTGATCAGGAACTCGGCGAAATGCTTCCCGCCAAGGCCTCCGCTTCCCATCTGCGCTTTTTGTTCAGCAAACTCGAAGCCTTCACCAAGCTCGCCCCGGAAAGCGGACTGCAGCGGAATACGGCCTCAGCTGAAGTCCTGCACGAAGTGGCCGAGCGCCTGCACCGCCGCAGCCTGGTGATCGTGATCAGCGATTTATTCGAAAACATAGGCGAGAACGAACAGCTTCTCAACGCCCTCAAGCACCTGCGTCATCGGAAGCATGAAGTTGTACTGTTTCACATGCTCGAAAAACGCAGCGAACGCGAGCTCGACTTCCCGGACGGCCGCTACCTGTTTCAGGACCTTGAGACGGGCGATGAAGTGGACCTGACCCCCTCCGAAATCCGCACGGCCTACAAAAACGAAATCGAAGCCTACACGCACGCATTCAAAATGGCCTGCAGCGAAGCACACATCGACTATGAAGAAGTAGATACCGGCGCCTCCTTCGATCTTGCGCTTCTGGCCTACCTCAACAAGCGCAAGCGACTGGGCTAA